Proteins co-encoded in one Dehalogenimonas sp. WBC-2 genomic window:
- the livF gene encoding branched-chain amino acid transport protein LivF — MSDILTATGITAGYGDVHIVNDVSVHLEYGGSVAIVGPNGSGKSTLLKSLIGFARLFEGNIMFDGRDITGMTSDKTVAMGLGYVSQTDNVFANLTIQENLEMGAYVRHDSAAVKQDIERMYQMFPELERRKKFYAGSLSGGERQMLAIARAMMANPRALLLDEPLASLSHKAVETIVDKLRLINESGTALMIIEQNTRRILSFARRAYVLVTGKLALEGEAATILENEDARKRYLGLSVD, encoded by the coding sequence ATGAGTGACATCTTGACTGCTACCGGGATTACCGCTGGTTATGGCGATGTGCATATAGTAAATGATGTTTCAGTGCATCTGGAATATGGCGGCAGTGTTGCTATTGTGGGGCCAAACGGCTCCGGTAAATCGACGCTGCTTAAGAGCTTGATCGGATTTGCCAGGCTGTTTGAGGGCAACATCATGTTTGACGGCCGGGATATCACTGGCATGACATCAGATAAGACAGTGGCCATGGGTCTGGGTTACGTATCTCAAACAGACAACGTTTTTGCCAATCTTACCATCCAGGAGAATCTGGAAATGGGCGCCTATGTCCGTCATGACTCCGCCGCAGTCAAACAGGATATAGAGCGGATGTATCAGATGTTCCCGGAACTGGAACGCCGTAAGAAATTCTACGCCGGCAGCCTTTCCGGCGGCGAACGCCAGATGCTGGCGATAGCCCGGGCGATGATGGCTAACCCGCGCGCCTTGCTCCTTGATGAACCTCTTGCCTCACTCTCACACAAAGCGGTCGAAACAATCGTTGACAAATTGCGTCTTATCAATGAGTCCGGCACTGCGCTAATGATTATCGAGCAGAATACTCGCCGAATTCTATCGTTCGCCCGCCGTGCATATGTCCTGGTCACAGGAAAACTGGCACTCGAAGGCGAAGCAGCCACCATCCTCGAAAACGAAGACGCCCGTAAACGCTACCTCGGCCTCAGCGTAGACTAG